A portion of the Tenacibaculum todarodis genome contains these proteins:
- a CDS encoding TIGR04141 family sporadically distributed protein: MKQNPTIYKIEQEYNFTTVVDGVLAHLLVNKKPSIVRDIKLSDYDAKLIVIQSSEKESEWAKFFPKEYIQGISLEYQIPSILILVNTNSGIFSIIGGAFYKYILPFLDTSYGLNTYSRIMNPVQDEIITIKTRGVTGLRAGMSEQFKDNYRLMDYIKFGKIPTELKIKLSIETADLYFSQYLTNRSPNIILNISSGFNINKKLSFQELGLLVEILEHIEKKKADDFFSSYKEITNKDTISDSLKPAVINELFNKRANIINNKISNFDICYPNKIEDFYSADEYVIKLKEDKRKYKEIGRTNDKSEILKIVLVYLNTENFDGNLASFSYRIYNIYIYTYKNGTKKLILKTALIYHLNTELYIKDLGTYIYLDSKWYKLRGIFIKEMNERCSEILNGQDLKNKVLNEEWIKKASGKRENESTYNDRYKKENYLVLDTISPESIELADVMYIEDNTIYLCHVKYGFSTDMRELYSQIISSARRLKNDLKDEKNIYLRKVYKSLKTKNKNRNLTEEEFVNLFKESDSIKYVMCITSHLKNKPLQKTMNKYTSNIAKLSLIQCYQEMRTEYYDLSFEVIKNDACF; encoded by the coding sequence TTGAAACAGAATCCCACTATATATAAAATAGAACAAGAATATAACTTCACTACTGTAGTTGATGGAGTTTTAGCTCACTTATTAGTAAATAAAAAGCCTTCAATTGTTCGAGATATTAAGTTAAGCGATTATGATGCTAAGCTTATTGTGATACAGTCAAGTGAAAAAGAATCAGAATGGGCTAAATTCTTTCCGAAAGAATACATCCAAGGAATATCTCTTGAGTATCAAATACCGTCAATCCTCATACTTGTAAATACAAATTCTGGAATCTTTTCAATAATTGGAGGAGCATTCTATAAATATATCCTACCCTTCCTAGACACATCTTATGGACTAAATACTTATTCACGAATAATGAATCCTGTCCAAGATGAAATAATTACAATCAAAACTAGAGGTGTTACTGGCTTACGTGCTGGAATGTCAGAACAGTTTAAAGATAATTATCGTTTAATGGACTACATAAAGTTTGGCAAAATACCAACTGAATTAAAAATCAAACTCTCGATTGAAACTGCTGACCTTTATTTTAGTCAGTATTTAACAAACAGGTCGCCAAACATAATTTTAAATATATCAAGCGGTTTTAATATAAATAAAAAGCTCTCTTTTCAGGAATTAGGTCTTTTAGTAGAAATATTAGAACATATCGAAAAGAAGAAAGCGGATGATTTTTTTAGTTCCTACAAAGAAATTACAAATAAAGATACTATTTCGGACTCGTTAAAACCAGCAGTCATAAATGAGTTATTTAACAAACGAGCCAACATTATAAATAATAAAATTTCGAATTTTGATATATGCTATCCTAACAAAATAGAGGATTTTTATAGTGCTGATGAATATGTAATTAAACTAAAAGAAGACAAAAGAAAATATAAGGAAATTGGTAGAACAAACGACAAAAGTGAGATTCTTAAAATTGTTTTGGTATACTTAAATACAGAAAATTTCGATGGCAATTTGGCATCATTCAGTTATAGAATATATAATATTTACATATACACATATAAAAATGGAACAAAAAAACTAATTCTAAAAACAGCTCTAATATACCATCTAAACACAGAACTTTATATCAAAGACTTAGGTACTTATATTTATTTAGATTCTAAGTGGTATAAATTGAGAGGTATTTTCATAAAAGAAATGAATGAAAGATGTTCTGAAATTTTAAATGGGCAAGATTTAAAAAATAAGGTACTAAATGAGGAATGGATTAAAAAAGCAAGTGGAAAACGAGAAAATGAATCAACTTACAACGATAGATATAAAAAAGAGAATTATCTTGTTCTAGATACAATAAGTCCAGAGTCGATAGAATTAGCAGATGTTATGTATATTGAGGATAATACAATTTATTTATGTCACGTAAAATATGGCTTTAGCACAGATATGAGAGAACTTTATAGCCAAATCATATCTTCTGCAAGAAGATTAAAAAATGACCTTAAAGATGAGAAAAACATTTACTTACGAAAGGTTTATAAAAGCTTAAAAACAAAAAATAAAAATAGAAACTTAACAGAAGAAGAGTTTGTAAATCTTTTTAAAGAAAGTGATAGTATAAAATATGTGATGTGTATTACAAGTCATTTGAAAAACAAACCACTTCAGAAAACAATGAATAAATACACCTCTAACATTGCAAAGTTATCATTAATACAATGCTACCAAGAAATGAGAACAGAATATTATGATTTATCTTTTGAAGTTATAAAGAATGATGCTTGTTTCTAA
- a CDS encoding tyrosine-type recombinase/integrase, whose product MDFNHYTFSLGEHRKRNVIWISFQYKQNLVNDLKKRFPSAKWSQSNKSWYLPDLPSVRTVLGITQDTKPIKLLNKIGDNNKIALLKFHEQLVLKAYSPNTIRMYEAEFTHLLIILKHNSVDDLSHKRLKDYFLYCVRVLNMGERKMNGKINAIKFYFEKVMHKPQMFFDIPRPKKPSTLPKMLSKSEIKKLFKQVANQKHLLALKLCYGMGLRVSEIVNIKISNIDSNRMQVLIEGAKGKKDRYVNLPESVLELLREYYKAYKPKNWLFEGQYGGAYSARSVQAVFKRAMKNAGIKKQIGIHGLRHSYATHLLESGADLRFIQQLLGHYNIKTTQIYTHVSNTATSKIKSPLDVL is encoded by the coding sequence ATGGATTTTAATCACTACACTTTTAGCCTAGGAGAACATAGAAAAAGAAATGTAATTTGGATCAGTTTTCAATATAAACAAAATCTAGTTAATGATTTAAAAAAACGTTTTCCATCCGCAAAATGGAGCCAAAGCAATAAGTCTTGGTATCTGCCAGATCTTCCTTCTGTAAGAACAGTTCTAGGAATAACTCAAGATACAAAACCTATAAAATTACTTAATAAGATAGGTGACAATAACAAAATAGCGTTGTTAAAATTTCATGAACAATTAGTGCTTAAGGCTTATAGTCCGAATACTATTCGTATGTATGAAGCAGAATTTACACACTTATTAATCATATTAAAACACAATTCTGTCGATGATTTATCACATAAAAGGTTAAAAGATTATTTCCTCTATTGTGTTAGAGTTTTAAATATGGGCGAAAGAAAAATGAATGGTAAAATTAATGCTATAAAGTTTTATTTTGAAAAAGTTATGCATAAGCCACAAATGTTTTTCGATATTCCAAGGCCTAAAAAGCCATCCACGCTACCTAAAATGTTGAGCAAATCTGAAATAAAAAAACTTTTTAAGCAAGTAGCTAATCAAAAGCATTTACTTGCCTTAAAGTTATGTTATGGCATGGGTTTGCGTGTAAGTGAAATTGTTAATATCAAGATTTCTAATATTGATAGCAATAGAATGCAAGTGCTAATTGAAGGTGCGAAAGGAAAAAAAGATAGGTATGTAAATTTACCAGAAAGTGTTTTAGAATTATTAAGAGAATATTACAAAGCTTATAAGCCCAAAAACTGGCTTTTTGAAGGTCAATATGGTGGCGCTTATAGTGCAAGAAGTGTGCAAGCTGTTTTTAAGCGTGCTATGAAAAATGCCGGAATAAAGAAACAAATAGGTATTCATGGTTTACGTCATAGCTATGCAACGCATCTTTTAGAAAGTGGTGCAGATCTACGTTTTATACAACAACTGTTAGGTCATTATAACATTAAAACCACACAAATTTACACACATGTATCTAATACAGCAACTTCTAAAATAAAAAGTCCATTAGATGTATTATAA
- a CDS encoding toxin-antitoxin system YwqK family antitoxin translates to MKNKFVIIILIFVSFNVHSQIKKSELESRAGIQYEIGKENPYTGKVYTYYDNNEKESLAEFKNGILNGEIKNWYLNGKLQVSGKMLNGEKDGIWIAWFANGNKIREGKYINNKEEGNFKWWFENGKIKKEGIYKNGVTNGKWTWYFENGEKESEGKLLNDRNIGKWFWWNERGELIHEKDFSNQENELKFKNLEQLIIGKWEYIKTVDKESNSIQHTIRKYPNGEEMKIIASGPDITINKDGTYEKKFTENNTDYGNWKFISEKEIEYEMFIARDSRQGKLIVQTQKLLPNKKWRQDENGNFLDASSDKIIGITENEMKVEYEKDYVLIYKKKSE, encoded by the coding sequence ATGAAAAATAAATTTGTAATTATCATTTTAATATTTGTATCATTTAATGTTCATTCTCAAATAAAAAAATCTGAATTAGAATCACGTGCAGGAATTCAATACGAAATAGGAAAAGAAAATCCATACACTGGAAAAGTATATACTTATTATGACAATAACGAAAAAGAATCTCTCGCTGAATTTAAAAACGGAATACTAAATGGAGAAATAAAAAACTGGTATTTAAATGGAAAATTACAAGTTTCAGGAAAAATGTTAAATGGAGAAAAAGATGGAATTTGGATTGCTTGGTTTGCTAACGGAAATAAAATTAGAGAAGGAAAATATATAAATAATAAAGAAGAGGGAAATTTTAAATGGTGGTTTGAAAACGGAAAAATAAAAAAGGAAGGAATCTATAAAAATGGAGTCACAAATGGCAAATGGACTTGGTATTTTGAAAATGGAGAAAAAGAATCCGAGGGTAAATTACTAAACGATAGAAATATAGGTAAATGGTTTTGGTGGAATGAAAGAGGAGAACTAATACACGAAAAAGATTTTTCAAATCAAGAAAACGAATTGAAATTTAAAAATTTAGAACAATTAATCATTGGAAAATGGGAATATATAAAAACCGTTGACAAAGAGAGTAATTCGATTCAACATACTATTAGAAAGTATCCAAATGGAGAAGAAATGAAAATTATTGCAAGTGGACCAGATATTACCATAAATAAAGATGGAACTTATGAGAAAAAATTCACTGAAAATAATACAGATTATGGAAATTGGAAATTTATTTCAGAAAAAGAAATTGAATATGAAATGTTTATTGCTCGAGATTCAAGACAAGGAAAATTAATAGTTCAAACTCAAAAATTGTTACCGAATAAAAAATGGAGACAAGATGAAAATGGCAATTTTCTTGATGCATCATCTGACAAAATAATTGGAATAACAGAAAACGAAATGAAAGTTGAATATGAGAAAGATTACGTATTAATTTATAAAAAAAAGTCTGAATAA
- a CDS encoding Helicase associated domain protein: MIVEFLGQGLHLEEDETCGNHVCSAIKDESFTQITIFVAFLRKPGLDYLAPFIKQARKENRNVTFYVGIDERVTSKEALELLLELDTETYIYYSDSYIYHPKIYLFEGDRNRIITGSSNLTKSGLFYNVESSILLDFTNTDKSGLKIINQLKEFYSSFFDFSDPNLELLTSEYLNKLVLEDKVSSEEFSKGSDYNSNIHDNSKKRGRNPKITGLGNLEIKEKKPIKKYQSILKITEDYLAKWDYMFKKMELFYKENEHCTVPREYKDRTLYGWYSKQKQLFKAGILPKEHLEKLKTINFYFGDAHVLYWDKKWLDSYSQLLKVYKETGESNVKRYKDNTHPLFYISNWVALERGKYKKGKLKDWQIEKLEKIGFKWEMDGVRSLNNEDDWLDKLALLEQYKIEFGDCNVSQTFKNPKYPKLGKWLNDQRTYYKKKRDFLNEERIVLLEDMGVIWDMDVYNFEQRIKEIQEYKKEFGDFNIPSNYKPNPNLGNYVYRIKTKGIKEDWKKEKLHQIGFFEIGTKSKKEKGGHITQNWYNNLNKLKKLKNPDLKKDNLEYPKLAKWLHNQKRTFRYGRLKEEQINELKKLNIKLPARSKKRKKWDEYIEIIELFREEYGTKEITSEFDKEIYIWVNQQRANYRAKALKTEKVEKLKELGIIESE, translated from the coding sequence ATGATAGTAGAATTTTTAGGACAAGGCTTACATCTCGAAGAAGATGAAACGTGCGGAAATCACGTTTGTTCTGCTATAAAAGACGAATCATTTACACAAATAACAATCTTTGTCGCATTTTTGAGAAAACCTGGTTTAGACTATTTAGCACCTTTCATAAAACAAGCAAGAAAAGAAAATAGAAATGTAACTTTCTATGTTGGAATTGATGAAAGAGTTACATCAAAAGAGGCTCTCGAATTACTTTTAGAATTAGACACAGAAACGTACATTTATTATTCTGACAGTTACATTTACCATCCTAAAATTTACTTATTTGAAGGAGATAGAAATAGAATAATTACAGGTTCATCAAATCTTACTAAATCAGGACTTTTTTATAACGTTGAGTCCTCAATCCTTTTGGACTTTACAAATACTGACAAAAGTGGATTAAAAATTATAAATCAGTTAAAAGAATTTTATTCTTCATTTTTCGATTTTAGCGACCCAAATCTGGAATTATTGACAAGTGAATACTTGAATAAACTTGTTCTTGAAGATAAAGTATCATCTGAAGAATTTTCAAAAGGCTCTGACTACAATTCAAATATTCACGATAACTCAAAAAAAAGAGGTAGAAATCCGAAAATTACTGGTTTAGGTAATTTAGAAATCAAGGAAAAGAAACCGATTAAAAAGTATCAGTCAATACTAAAAATAACAGAAGATTATCTTGCGAAGTGGGATTATATGTTTAAAAAAATGGAACTTTTCTATAAAGAAAATGAACATTGTACAGTTCCAAGAGAATACAAAGACAGAACACTTTACGGTTGGTATAGTAAACAAAAACAATTATTTAAAGCTGGAATCTTACCTAAAGAACATTTAGAGAAATTAAAAACAATAAATTTCTATTTCGGAGATGCTCACGTATTGTATTGGGACAAAAAATGGCTCGACAGTTATAGTCAATTATTAAAAGTCTATAAAGAAACAGGAGAAAGTAATGTAAAAAGATATAAAGATAATACTCATCCTCTTTTTTATATTTCAAATTGGGTTGCTTTGGAACGAGGAAAATATAAAAAAGGAAAACTAAAAGATTGGCAAATAGAAAAACTCGAAAAAATAGGTTTTAAATGGGAAATGGATGGAGTTAGGTCATTAAATAACGAAGATGATTGGCTCGATAAATTAGCACTTTTAGAACAATATAAAATAGAATTTGGAGATTGCAATGTTTCACAAACTTTTAAGAATCCTAAATACCCAAAACTTGGTAAATGGTTAAATGACCAAAGAACATATTACAAAAAGAAAAGAGATTTTTTGAACGAGGAAAGAATTGTTCTTTTAGAAGATATGGGTGTTATTTGGGATATGGATGTTTATAATTTTGAACAAAGAATTAAAGAAATTCAAGAATACAAAAAAGAATTTGGAGATTTTAATATCCCATCAAATTACAAACCAAATCCAAATCTTGGAAATTATGTTTATCGCATAAAAACAAAAGGAATTAAAGAAGATTGGAAAAAAGAAAAATTGCATCAAATTGGGTTCTTTGAAATTGGAACGAAATCAAAAAAAGAAAAAGGCGGACATATTACACAGAATTGGTATAATAACTTAAACAAGTTAAAAAAATTAAAGAATCCAGATTTAAAAAAAGATAATCTTGAATATCCTAAATTGGCTAAATGGCTTCATAACCAAAAAAGAACTTTTAGATATGGCAGACTAAAAGAAGAACAAATTAATGAACTAAAAAAGTTAAACATAAAACTTCCTGCAAGGAGTAAAAAAAGAAAAAAGTGGGATGAATATATTGAAATCATTGAACTTTTTAGAGAGGAATATGGAACAAAAGAAATTACGTCTGAATTTGATAAAGAGATTTATATTTGGGTAAATCAGCAAAGAGCAAATTACAGAGCAAAAGCATTGAAAACTGAAAAAGTAGAAAAATTAAAAGAATTAGGAATTATAGAAAGTGAATAA
- a CDS encoding polyribonucleotide nucleotidyltransferase, producing the protein MIPKVFREVIDLGDGRTISLETGKLAKQAHGSVVVQMGKAMLLCTVVSSYKAGTVDFLPLTVDYREKFAAAGRYPGGFFKREARPSDGEILTMRLVDRVLRPLFPKDYHSEVQVMIQLMSHDEDVMPDALAGLAASAAIQLSDFPFECPISEARVARVNGEFVINPSRAQLAESDIDMMIGASADSVMMVEGEMDEISEEEMADAIKFAHESIKIQCAAQVRLAEAFGKKETREYEGEREDETLAAKINDFCYDKCYTIAKKGTSKVERSTAFAEVKEELVATFTEEEIADYGDLIGKYFNKSQKNAVRELTLAEGLRLDGRKTDEIRPIWCEVDYLPSTHGSSIFTRGETQALATVTLGTSRDAIKIDMPSYEGEENFYLHYNFPPFCTGEARPLRGTSRREVGHGNLAQRGLKGMIPDDCPYTVRVVSEVLESNGSSSMATVCAGTMALMDAGVKMTRPVSGIAMGLISDGDRYAVLSDILGDEDHLGDMDFKVTGTSEGITACQMDIKVKGLSYEILVNALKQARDGRLHILGKLTDTISSANEEVKDHAPKMINRRIPNDMIGAFIGPGGKHIQELQKETETTIVITEDPVTEEGIIEILGTKPEGIEAVIAKIESMLFKPEKGSAYEVKVIKMLDFGAVVEYVEAPGNEVLLHVSELAWERTENVTDVVNMGDVFDVKYFGVDPRTRKEKVSRKALLPKPEGYVARPPRDNNKGRDNRGRDNRSDDRKPRAPRKED; encoded by the coding sequence ATGATTCCAAAAGTATTTAGAGAGGTCATTGACCTTGGAGACGGAAGAACCATCTCGTTAGAAACCGGTAAATTAGCTAAACAAGCACACGGTTCGGTTGTTGTTCAAATGGGAAAAGCAATGTTATTATGTACAGTAGTTTCTAGCTACAAAGCAGGTACTGTTGACTTTTTACCATTAACAGTAGATTATAGAGAAAAATTTGCTGCTGCAGGTAGATATCCTGGAGGATTCTTTAAAAGAGAAGCAAGACCAAGTGACGGAGAGATCTTAACAATGCGTTTAGTAGACCGTGTTTTACGTCCGTTATTTCCAAAAGATTATCATAGTGAAGTACAAGTAATGATCCAATTAATGTCTCATGATGAAGATGTTATGCCAGATGCATTAGCAGGTTTAGCAGCATCAGCAGCTATTCAATTATCTGATTTTCCTTTTGAATGTCCAATTTCTGAAGCACGTGTTGCTAGAGTAAATGGAGAATTTGTAATTAACCCAAGTAGAGCTCAATTAGCAGAATCTGACATCGATATGATGATTGGAGCATCAGCCGATTCAGTAATGATGGTTGAAGGTGAAATGGATGAAATTTCTGAAGAAGAAATGGCAGATGCAATTAAGTTTGCTCACGAATCTATCAAGATTCAATGTGCTGCTCAGGTTCGTTTAGCTGAAGCTTTTGGTAAAAAAGAAACAAGAGAATACGAAGGAGAAAGAGAAGATGAAACATTAGCTGCAAAAATAAATGACTTTTGTTATGACAAATGTTATACAATTGCTAAAAAAGGAACTTCTAAAGTAGAACGTTCTACTGCATTTGCAGAAGTAAAAGAAGAATTAGTAGCTACTTTTACCGAAGAAGAAATTGCAGATTATGGAGATTTAATTGGAAAATATTTCAATAAATCACAAAAAAATGCAGTTAGAGAATTAACATTAGCAGAAGGTTTACGTTTAGATGGAAGAAAGACTGATGAAATTAGACCAATTTGGTGTGAAGTAGATTACTTACCATCTACACACGGTTCTTCAATCTTTACACGTGGAGAAACACAAGCATTAGCAACGGTAACTTTAGGAACTTCTAGAGATGCAATTAAAATAGATATGCCATCTTACGAAGGTGAAGAAAACTTCTATTTACATTATAACTTCCCTCCTTTTTGTACGGGTGAAGCTAGACCATTAAGAGGAACATCTCGTAGAGAAGTTGGTCATGGTAACTTGGCTCAGCGTGGTTTAAAAGGAATGATTCCAGATGATTGCCCATATACAGTAAGAGTTGTTTCTGAAGTATTAGAATCTAACGGTTCTTCTTCAATGGCAACTGTTTGTGCTGGTACAATGGCATTAATGGATGCAGGTGTAAAAATGACAAGACCGGTTTCTGGTATTGCAATGGGATTAATTTCTGACGGAGATCGTTACGCAGTTTTATCTGATATTTTAGGTGATGAAGATCACTTAGGAGATATGGACTTTAAAGTAACGGGTACTTCTGAAGGAATTACTGCATGTCAAATGGATATTAAAGTAAAAGGACTTTCATACGAAATTTTAGTAAATGCACTAAAACAAGCTCGTGATGGTCGTTTACATATTTTAGGAAAATTAACGGATACAATTTCATCTGCAAACGAAGAAGTAAAAGATCATGCTCCTAAAATGATTAACAGACGCATACCTAATGATATGATTGGTGCATTTATTGGACCAGGTGGTAAACACATTCAAGAATTACAGAAAGAAACAGAAACTACTATTGTAATTACTGAAGACCCTGTAACTGAAGAAGGAATTATTGAAATTCTTGGAACAAAACCAGAAGGAATTGAAGCTGTAATTGCTAAGATCGAATCTATGTTATTCAAACCAGAAAAAGGTTCTGCATACGAAGTTAAAGTAATTAAAATGTTAGATTTTGGTGCTGTTGTAGAATATGTAGAAGCTCCAGGAAATGAAGTTTTATTACATGTTTCTGAATTAGCATGGGAACGTACAGAAAATGTTACTGATGTAGTAAACATGGGCGATGTTTTTGATGTAAAATACTTTGGTGTTGACCCAAGAACTCGTAAAGAAAAAGTATCTAGAAAGGCATTGTTACCAAAACCAGAAGGTTATGTAGCAAGACCACCAAGAGACAATAATAAAGGTAGAGATAATCGTGGACGTGATAACAGAAGTGACGATAGAAAACCTAGAGCTCCAAGAAAAGAAGATTAA
- a CDS encoding HEPN domain-containing protein produces the protein MTKKTAKESKEYAFEVLILDPNGKSEILSPKSLVYGLMSTEKLWDNAKSVEKDGTYSISDGAIELKIKPVDTSSTLYDLIEAGFLIKITSNDFEKLERFRYLFVIHLRKRLSFEHIRILTDDISTEISNKAYPLINELENLLRRYISKFFTQKIGLDWWEKAVPDKVIAKTKMRTGNENVFSNIVQTDLTLIDFDDLGEIIYKHKLGFNRPQNLAESLVSINTIEELEKLKADLDSNYNRFFKQNFKDKDFDKKWKQLFKVRNKVAHNNLFVLEDLKTTVTLHKELKEIILTAESKIDDFKFSVEEQVAIRETISEKDEKEENKPSIKVLGKVDLSEFDKDDDESQFEIITEEEFMKVLERAERSVKLSHFKYVGLKSFITKLLGSKGYSFGPSYALANILKEQNKVEIYDVEDDMSYWPVKAIRKI, from the coding sequence ATGACAAAAAAGACAGCTAAAGAATCAAAAGAATACGCATTTGAAGTTTTGATTCTTGACCCAAATGGAAAGAGTGAAATTTTATCGCCTAAAAGTTTAGTTTATGGTTTAATGTCAACTGAAAAATTATGGGACAATGCCAAAAGTGTAGAAAAAGATGGAACATATTCTATTAGCGATGGAGCTATAGAATTAAAAATTAAACCAGTAGATACATCTTCCACTTTGTACGATTTGATTGAAGCTGGGTTTTTAATAAAAATTACTTCTAATGATTTTGAAAAACTAGAAAGATTTCGATACTTGTTTGTAATACATTTAAGGAAACGTCTTTCTTTTGAACATATTCGAATACTAACAGATGATATTTCTACAGAAATATCGAACAAAGCATACCCTCTTATAAATGAACTTGAAAATCTTTTAAGACGATATATATCAAAATTTTTTACTCAAAAAATCGGATTAGATTGGTGGGAAAAGGCTGTTCCTGACAAAGTTATTGCTAAAACTAAAATGAGAACAGGAAATGAAAATGTATTTTCAAACATAGTTCAAACAGACCTTACTCTAATAGATTTTGATGACCTTGGAGAAATAATTTACAAACACAAATTAGGTTTCAATCGACCTCAAAATTTAGCAGAAAGTTTGGTAAGCATAAACACAATTGAAGAGCTCGAAAAACTAAAAGCAGATTTAGATAGTAATTACAACAGATTTTTTAAGCAAAATTTTAAGGATAAAGACTTTGACAAAAAATGGAAACAACTTTTTAAAGTCCGTAACAAAGTTGCTCATAATAATTTATTTGTTTTAGAAGATTTAAAAACGACTGTTACATTACATAAAGAATTAAAAGAAATAATTTTAACGGCAGAATCTAAAATAGATGACTTCAAATTTTCAGTTGAAGAACAAGTAGCAATTAGAGAGACAATTTCAGAAAAAGATGAAAAAGAAGAAAACAAACCTAGTATCAAAGTTTTAGGAAAGGTTGATCTTTCAGAATTTGATAAAGATGATGATGAATCACAATTTGAAATTATTACAGAAGAAGAATTTATGAAAGTATTAGAAAGAGCAGAAAGGTCTGTCAAACTTTCCCATTTTAAATATGTAGGACTGAAATCATTTATTACCAAACTTTTAGGTTCGAAAGGTTATTCTTTTGGTCCAAGTTATGCTCTTGCAAACATACTTAAAGAACAAAATAAAGTCGAAATTTATGATGTCGAAGACGATATGTCGTATTGGCCTGTAAAAGCAATAAGGAAAATATAA